Part of the Candoia aspera isolate rCanAsp1 chromosome 1, rCanAsp1.hap2, whole genome shotgun sequence genome, GAAAAACCATGTATGTATTTTTCAGATTCAAGAAAtaattagattattttattttcatagaatTAGATCTGGATCCAGACAAAtaactgcagaaatctggatcCAACATACACGGGCTTTTACATTACACTTGCTCATTGttattgtttgcttttggcaACATCAGTAAATTTTGGTAGCTGATTTTAGTTCAGACCCTGCTATTCAGAAACTATTCTGGTTCACTGTCTTTGTTTTATTCGTTTCTCATTTTCAGCTGAAACAGTTATGTATTAAATGTACATTCTTATATGAATTATAATTTCTTCCTATTTAGACTGAGGGGATATATATCTTCAGCAACTTCTAGCTGTTGCCTGATAGATTTAGTTACTTTTGTTGTGGGGATTAGGGATTTGAGTATTGCCACTAAAAATCTAAACACAGAGAGGTAGATGATTTTATgtattcctctctctctttaaaatgcTGTAATACTATTCAAGTCTGATTGCACATTTTATAACATTCAGAGAGGAAGATGACTCAAAACGATTTCATGCAAATGTTTGTAAAACTCtggatataaaatatgaaatgctaGTTGTTAACTTTTTGATTCTTAATATGTAGCTTTCACTACAGCAACTTTAAATCTTTTAGTAATCATTCTATTTCAATATGCTCTTTATAGACAGACCTTTCCCCCTTACAAGCCACATCTagccccaattaaaaaaaaagatgagttcAGATTCAATCATTGTTCATAACTCAAGCTGACATCAGGAACATTTTTGCCCTCTGAGAAAAGATCTCAATCATTTATCAGGGGCTACAAATATATGCATTCCCTTTGCATCCATTCAATTAGCAGATAATTTTGCAGGTGGAACAATGCTAACTTCATTATATTGCAGATCTATAATTTAACTTgaaaaaatcctagaagaataTATAAGAAGGCATAATGCTACTCTGCAAGAACATGAACCTAATACGTTTATGGATCTGTTCAATCAACAATCATTAAGGTCTCGTGTCTTGTAGAAGGAGCAGACGTAAGCAGAATTTCAGAACCAAATGTCCTATGATAGCAACACTCATAACGCTCCTTTGAATAGTCACAACGACAGAAATGTTCAACATTGTGACTGCTTTCTTCATTGTCATAAATCAGAGAAATGTTGCTTCTTTTGCTTCCAAACAGACAAAACAACTTTACAAATAAAGACCTGCAGCTAATATACACTTGGTGGCCAAGATCATTATGTTTCAGCTACTTCATCTGAACTTAAGGCAGCTTTGTATTACCCTGCCAAtataatttttcttccatttttttcttcttccattgacAGAAGAGCAACAACTTAAAggtttttctgaatgttttgttaCACAAGGCATAACAAATTGGGTTAACAGTACTATTCACATAGCACAACCAGTAGCCAAGATGCCACAAGGTTGGAGGAATGCAATCTGAGCAGAATGTGGAGACCAATACCATTATATTGTAGGGTGTCCAGGTAATAATAAAAGCTAGAAGAATAGCACTTAGAGTCTGGGCTGCTTTACGTTCCTTTATAAGAaccattcttttccttttagtAATTTGATTACTTAGATTAGGATCCATATTTTTGATGGAAGTGTCTTTGGATAAACTGGCAGAACAAGGAGTGATTTTTACTTTTCGGCAGCCATTGTTAGTTTCTGGTGCACCATCAGCTTTAACCACCAACCGGAATTTATAAGCTACACATTTATTACTTTTTTGAATATGACTTTTGGTTGGTGTTAGAAAGTATTTCTGGGTCTCATAGTCATTCTCCTTATGTTGGTCTTTGATAAAagcttcctttttctcctctttttgctCATCAACCTTCCCTTTCACAGGGGTCTTAAAAGCTACTTGAAAGACTGGATTAGAGGGACATTTCTCCTCTTCTTCGGATGATGCATAGCTGCTGCAAGTGGTTAGCTGCTCTGCCCTAGACCAGTCTTGGCAGGTGTTTtgattctgagatgcttttgctGTTGCAGAAGTACTTCGACTGGATGAAGACCACGAAGCCTGAGATTGTTCCCTTTTGGTCAAGTTTTGTTGCCTGCAGCTAAAGCAAGATTTCAGCAGTGTTTTCTGAGGCTTTATCATTTCAAACTCAGTCACAGAACTGGAGCCCTGAAGTTCAGCTAAGTCCTTGGTTCGTTTTTCAGTCTCTTTGTAAATGCGGCAATATAAAATAGTCATCACCGACACTGGGATGTAGAAAGCAGCAATTGCGGTACCAAAGGTGACAATAGGCTCGTACAAAAATTGTATCTGACATTCTCCCGGTGGGACAGTTCGCTCCCCTACAAGGTACTGCCAGCATAAGATTACAGGTGCCCACAGAATAAAAGAAATTAGCCAAGCTAAACCAATCATAATCCCAGCTCTTTTGGGTGTGCGTTTAGCCCTATAGGTTAAGGGACGCGTAATAGAAAAATATCGGTCAAAGCTGATAACTAACAGATTCATTACTGAAGCATTACTAGCTACGTAATCGAGTGCTAGCCATAAATCACATGCTAAAATTCCAAGAGACCAGTGCCCTATTAATATGTATGATGTATAAAGATTCATAGAAAATATTCCAATTATAAGGTCTGCACACGCGAGACTGAGTAAATAGTAATTGTTCACTGTTTTGAGCTGGCTGTTGACTTTGAAGGATATCATTACAAGAACATTTCCCACAATCGTTATCAAACTTAAAATGGCTGTTACAGTAGCAATAGTAATTACTTCCCAAAGGCTGTGGCCTTCGAGTGGTTTTTGGCTAGAAGTTGAACCATTGGTGATGGTTGAGTTGCTGTGTAACTTGTCTTCCATTCTTTTTCGTGGTGGATTAAGATCAGCGTCTTTTAATTTGCTCTAGGTTCTTCATCTGTAATTTGAAGGTATCCTTTAAatgacaaagagagagaaaattcaTAATACGAAGGGCATCTGCCAAATTTATTTAGCGTTAGAAAACTATTAAACCATTGTCCAATTTCAATTATGAATTTCACCAAATTTCaaagatattttaaattaagGATGAATCCTTTGGAGGAGAGTTCAGCAAAGCAACTGAAGTACACCTCCAAACTTGCTGTTCAAAGTATTGCCGCATCACGTCTTGCTGAAGACTTAATGCACCCACTTTGAAGGCCTCTACTTGCCACCTTCTCTTCAGCAGCAAACCAGGTGGAATTATTATTGGGGGTTTCATTTTCATGCACGCATGATGTGGGAAGGCTTTTGAAGTGGTTGGGCTAAGCCTCTGACAGGATACACAGCTTCAGTGTTTTGATTGGTGAGTTAAGAGGAGCACTTTGGCTGCCTCATGAAGTGCTTCTCTGAATGGTTTGCAGAATCTTAATTTAAGTATATTTGCATGTATTCAGTCAACAGATGCAACAAATGCTCAGATGCTCAGTGATACCTTTCATCGAATCAAGTTGTGTTACtctggatcagggtttctcagccagggttccatgaaaggtcactagcggttccctgggagatcacaatttctttaaaaaataatttcaaactcaggtaacttcacattaaagaggtaagtttcattctttatttttagtttaagaacaccgttaatgcatatatacaggcctacacgtgaaacaaatataataattttgtaactttgggccTCTATTTgcgcctgaatgtgcaggggttccccaagacctgaaaaatatttcaagggttcctccagggtcaaaagattgagaaaggctgctctggagtATGTAGGTTCCTGATTTTTACAGAACGTTGTATGTAACAGAAATTAGAATACAGttctataatttatataatacattCACTAACAATGAGAAAAAAGACCTGCTAAGCAGGAATTAATAAGGAAAACCATATTTTAGTCTTTATTAATATCCAATCAACATTGTTTTATAATGACTTACTTGACAAGAGAGGctcaaagaattatttttataactctTTCTTGCCACAGGCTATCAAAGAGGTAATTTATTaagcaagaaataaaacaatCAGCATTGAAGTGATGAAACCAAGACtcagatttcaaaataaaaacccATGCTTGAGTTCAACCATGCAAATATCTGcttcaaacttaaaaaaaaaaaaaaaggcattgggGACACATGCTGCAAACTTGGCTTGAACTGAGCCTGAGCAAAATATCTCCTCTGCTCCCAGCTTGCTGTGTTGTACAAAAGTTAGGCTAGAGTGACAATCTTAAAATTTTAACCACTGTTAAAATGACAGTAAGTTTTATCCCTTCTTTCCTGATGAAAAAAGTGATTAAACCTGCCCCTATTACTGTACCATCTATAACTTTTACAAATAAAGCATCTGTCAGAGTATATTAAAAGTGATACACACAGTTTGATTGTCACAGCTGGAAAAGGAAGGGTTAACTTAATTGCCATGCATATTCATTGGCTCCCAATAAAATTGCTTCTTTGTGCCTACTGAATAATGAAAAACCAGCATGGTTTCTGATGGCACATTCATATCTAGCTTGGTGTTATGCAAAGAAGTAAGCCAATTACATCCTATTCTTCAGTTTGTCAACCAGAACTGTTTTACAACATAAGCTTACTGCACTGTTTCGCTATTCAGCCATTTTATATAAAGGCTACAAACTGCAGACCATGTTCAATTTCAGAGTTTCCCTAAAGAACAAACATTTGAAGAGTATTTATACAGATCTGATTTCCCCTTTGCAAGGGTCCTGAGTTAGAGCTGCCTGTTAGCGCTCCCCTGTATGGGGTACTGGTGCTAGCTTCACTGAACAGTAGCCTAAAGCAACTTTAGTAGAGCAAGGCAGTTGAATCTAATTGCCACGATAATTTCCTACAATTCTTCAGCTCAGAGTTAGATTAAATGTTCTATGGAATATTAAAATGGAAACTAAACTCATTTCCATTGTACTGCTAACATctttcatctgaaaaaaaatgtttaaagatgGAAAGGATGAGGACCTTCCAGCAGTTGGCCCTACCAGAGTGCTAGAGTTGTAACATCTGATCACAGATGATGGTTGCAAATGCCAGCTATGCATTTGTAATTATTAACAGAGTGTAATTAACAAAATAGtatgaaataaaatcatataCTGGGAGATGCACTGATGCACTCCCTGCGCTGGCAGTCTCCAAGCGCTTTGGGCTAAAACACCCATTATCCCCAGCCAACAGAGTGAAAGGCAtgttccacacatctggaaggcaccagctcAGGGAAAGTTAGTCCccaaatgggaggagatgggagggtcAAAttggataattaattaattaacttttatttatttatttaattaattaattaacatgtTGGGATATATTCAGCTGTGAATCTCCAGATTCGATATGCTCGGATGGCATTCTTTCTGCATTTCACTGCACTGTAGATCAGAGTTAGTATGGTCCTATTATACTGCAAGCATATTTTAGAAACTGAAATAAGTTTTTGAGGGaccttaaaaaacagaaatagtaaTTGGATCTGACAAGCTAATAGAAGAAACTAAAAATGACATTTAGCGGAGAAAATACTGCAAAGAGAGGGATAAGGCCAAAAAGGGTGCTGGGCCAGAAGAAATTGAATTATGTTATTGTCAAAAAAGGACAATTTAAACTGTAGCAGATAATACAATAACCTGTTGTGATACAATAACAAAATATTGAGCTTGGTTCAGCTCAAAGACCCTGGGGGGTTAGAGAAGAGACCAGAATGGTTCTGAAGGACAGGACCCAATTGTACAgaactagtttggtctagtggttaagggaccagcctagaaaccagaagaccttgagttctagtcctgcctaaggcatgaaagctggctaggtgaccttgggccagtcactctctctcagcccaacttgcctcacagggttttttttgtgcggaaaataggaggaagggtCATATTAAGTATgcttcctgccttgagttatttataaaaataataaaggtgggacaaaaaaatgtaaaaagaaaaaaaagaagggagcgTATCTCCAACAGCCCATACTGGCCAAAATAAGAGCTGGATTAATCTCATCTTCCTGAGGTCACCCGACAGATTGGTTG contains:
- the CHRM5 gene encoding muscarinic acetylcholine receptor M5 codes for the protein MEDKLHSNSTITNGSTSSQKPLEGHSLWEVITIATVTAILSLITIVGNVLVMISFKVNSQLKTVNNYYLLSLACADLIIGIFSMNLYTSYILIGHWSLGILACDLWLALDYVASNASVMNLLVISFDRYFSITRPLTYRAKRTPKRAGIMIGLAWLISFILWAPVILCWQYLVGERTVPPGECQIQFLYEPIVTFGTAIAAFYIPVSVMTILYCRIYKETEKRTKDLAELQGSSSVTEFEMIKPQKTLLKSCFSCRQQNLTKREQSQASWSSSSRSTSATAKASQNQNTCQDWSRAEQLTTCSSYASSEEEEKCPSNPVFQVAFKTPVKGKVDEQKEEKKEAFIKDQHKENDYETQKYFLTPTKSHIQKSNKCVAYKFRLVVKADGAPETNNGCRKVKITPCSASLSKDTSIKNMDPNLSNQITKRKRMVLIKERKAAQTLSAILLAFIITWTPYNIMVLVSTFCSDCIPPTLWHLGYWLCYVNSTVNPICYALCNKTFRKTFKLLLFCQWKKKKMEEKLYWQGNTKLP